One genomic window of Phoenix dactylifera cultivar Barhee BC4 chromosome 6, palm_55x_up_171113_PBpolish2nd_filt_p, whole genome shotgun sequence includes the following:
- the LOC103707571 gene encoding pentatricopeptide repeat-containing protein ATP4 homolog, chloroplastic-like — protein MAFHLSSSKSQSHHLHSFPHNPSHPLFSSSAQILHLSSPFLSSWKHKNPIKTPLPSLSSPPPKPLLPLHTPTKVSLQDPSSQTSMDSDPQSLDSQKPKTPSKNSIWVNPNSPRAARLRHHSSDSRYARLSVLAASLDSSDPTDAAVTAAISALADRPTEQDAVTVLNCMENSANAVLALRWFQNSIKIDKEVILYNVTLKVLRKSKNWDGVEALWKEMLERGVKPDNVTFSTIISCARFCNLPEKAVEWFEKMPEFECSPDYVTYSAMIDAYGRSGNIEKALGLYDRARQERWRLDPVTFATVIRVYSHSGNFDGALNVYEEMKALGVKPNVVIYNTLFDAMGRAGRPWQVKTIFKEMDKKGLVPNRATYAALLRSYCKARYAEDALSVYRQMKEKGMEMNVILYNMLLSMCADIGCVDEAAEIFAEMKGLPDDCKPDSWSYSALITAYSCSGQVLEAEGLLNEMLEAGYQPNIFVLTSIIQCYGKARQTDDVVRSFDKLLELGITPDDRFCGCLLNVLTQTPTEELGKVINCIERANVQLGSLVKLLVDEGSANEAVKQEAEELFENISNEVKKAYCNCLIDLCVNLSQSEKACVLLDMALRLEIYTDLQSKSPTQWSLHVKSLSLGAALTALHVWMNDLSKALENGEELPPLLGIHTGHGKHKYSEKGLASVFESHLRELNAPFHEAPDKVGWFLTTKVAAKSWLESRNLSESVAA, from the coding sequence atggCATTCCACCTCTCTTCCTCTAAATCTCAATCCCACCACCTCCACTCCTTCCCCCACAACCCCTCACatcccctcttctcctcctctgccCAAATCCTCCATTTGTCCTCCCCTTTCCTCTCTTCTTGGAAGCACAAAAACCCTATCAAAACCcctctcccctccctctcctcccctccacCCAAACCCCTCCTTCCGCTTCATACCCCTACTAAAGTCTCCCTCCAAGACCCCTCTTCCCAGACCTCTATGGACTCCGATCCCCAATCCCTGGACAGCCAGAAGCCCAAAACCCCCTCCAAAAACTCCATCTGGGTCAACCCCAACAGCCCCCGCGCCGCCCGCCTCCGCCACCACTCCTCCGACTCCCGCTACGCCCGCCTCTCCGTCCTCGCCGCCTCCCTCGACTCCTCCGACCCCACCGACGCCGCCGTCACCGCCGCCATCTCCGCCCTCGCCGACCGCCCCACCGAGCAGGACGCCGTCACCGTCCTCAACTGCATGGAGAACTCTGCCAACGCCGTCCTCGCGCTCAGGTGGTTCCAGAACAGCATCAAGATCGACAAAGAGGTGATTTTGTACAATGTGACGCTCAAGGTACTGAGGAAGTCTAAAAACTGGGATGGGGTGGAGGCCCTCTGGAAGGAGATGCTGGAGAGGGGAGTTAAGCCGGATAACGTGACGTTTTCGACCATTATTAGCTGCGCCAGGTTCTGTAATTTGCCGGAGAAAGCTGTGGAGTGGTTCGAGAAGATGCCCGAGTTCGAATGCAGCCCGGATTATGTTACGTACTCCGCGATGATCGATGCTTATGGCCGGTCGGGCAATATCGAGAAGGCTCTTGGCCTGTATGATCGTGCCCGCCAGGAAAGGTGGCGTCTTGATCCCGTTACGTTCGCGACGGTGATCAGAGTTTACAGTCATTCGGGGAATTTTGATGGTGCACTTAATGTGTATGAGGAAATGAAGGCGCTTGGTGTGAAGCCAAATGTGGTCATATATAACACCTTGTTCGATGCCATGGGCAGGGCCGGGAGGCCGTGGCAAGTGAAGACTATCTTTAAAGAGATGGATAAGAAGGGGTTGGTGCCCAACAGGGCGACGTATGCTGCTCTCCTAAGATCATATTGCAAGGCTCGTTATGCTGAGGATGCGCTTAGTGTTTATAGGCAGATGAAGGAGAAAGGGATGGAGATGAATGTGATCTTGTATAACATGCTCTTATCGATGTGTGCTGATATTGGTTGTGTTGATGAAGCTGCTGAGATTTTTGCGGAGATGAAGGGGTTGCCTGATGACTGTAAGCCTGATAGCTGGAGCTATTCGGCTCTGATTACTGCATACTCTTGCAGTGGACAAGTTTTGGAGGCAGAAGGCTTGTTAAATGAGATGTTAGAAGCTGGATATCAGCCAAATATCTTTGTGCTTACATCAATCATCCAGTGTTATGGGAAAGCTAGGCAGACTGATGATGTTGTGAGAAGTTTTGACAAGCTATTAGAGTTGGGGATAACACCAGATGACCGGTTTTGTGGCTGTCTTTTGAATGTGCTGACTCAGACACCGACAGAAGAATTAGGGAAGGTGATTAACTGTATTGAGAGAGCTAATGTCCAGTTGGGTTCTTTAGTGAAGCTACTAGTGGATGAAGGATCTGCCAATGAGGCAGTCAAACAAGAAGCTGAAGAGCTCTTCGAGAACATCAGTAATGAAGTGAAGAAGGCTTACTGTAATTGCTTGATAGATCTCTGTGTAAACCTCAGTCAATCAGAAAAAGCTTGTGTGCTCCTGGATATGGCACTTCGGCTTGAGATATATACAGATCTACAGTCAAAATCTCCTACACAGTGGTCTTTACATGTGAAGAGTCTTTCTCTTGGAGCAGCATTGACTGCTTTGCATGTCTGGATGAATGATTTGTCCAAGGCCTTAGAGAATGGAGAGGAGTTGCCTCCACTCCTGGGTATTCATACAGGGCATGGGAAGCATAAATATTCAGAAAAAGGGTTGGCATCTGTGTTTGAGTCACACTTGAGAGAATTGAATGCACCATTTCATGAGGCACCAGATAAGGTTGGATGGTTTCTGACCACAAAAGTTGCTGCTAAATCATGGTTGGAGTCGAGGAATTTGTCAGAGTCGGTTGCTGCTTAG
- the LOC103707573 gene encoding protein PYRICULARIA ORYZAE RESISTANCE 21-like: MAGKISTLVLKVDLECHRCYKKIRKTICQLQDRENIKTISYDEKNNTVTISGPFDPQKLSKKLRCKACKVIKDIQIIEIKEKPKDPPKDSKPAEPAPAEKEKPKPPKSEPEPKPKPKADAPPSEPAPKPKADPPAAKPDPPKTEPAQPKGEPKPPKPEPVTVGPVPGQPPVWPACCGAPYYEGYYGGCRCWSCGRVYGWVANGPPMAHGGPSYEGNKPCYFFCEEDPSTSCTIM, encoded by the exons ATGGCAGGAAAG ATCTCCACGTTGGTGTTGAAAGTTGACCTAGAATGCCACCGTTGTTATAAAAAGATCAGGAAAACGATTTGCCAGCTCCAAG ATCGAGAGAACATAAAAACTATCTCCTACGATGAGAAGAACAACACTGTCACGATCTCTGGCCCATTTGATCCCCAAAAGCTTTCCAAGAAGCTCCGCTGCAAGGCCTGCAAGGTGATCAAAGACATCCAAATCATAGAGATCAAGGAGAAGCCAAAAGACCCTCCCAAGGACTCTAAGCCAGCTGAACCGGCCCCAGCTGAGAAGGAGAAACCCAAGCCACCTAAATCCGAACCAGAACCAAAACCAAAGCCAAAAGCTGACGCACCACCATCTGAACCGGCACCGAAGCCCAAAGCCGACCCACCAGCCGCAAAACCGGACCCTCCAAAGACCGAGCCTGCACAGCCAAAGGGTGAACCAAAGCCGCCGAAGCCTGAACCGGTGACGGTCGGTCCGGTCCCGGGTCAGCCACCGGTCTGGCCGGCTTGTTGCGGTGCGCCATACTACGAGGGGTATTATGGGGGGTGCCGGTGCTGGTCATGTGGAAGGGTGTATGGATGGGTTGCCAATGGTCCACCCATGGCCCATGGTGGGCCATCCTATGAAGGGAATAAGCCATGCTATTTCTTTTGCGAGGAGGATCCATCAACGTCATGTACCATCATGTGA